A portion of the Saimiri boliviensis isolate mSaiBol1 chromosome 1, mSaiBol1.pri, whole genome shotgun sequence genome contains these proteins:
- the PSMD7 gene encoding 26S proteasome non-ATPase regulatory subunit 7: protein MPELAVQKVVVHPLVLLSVVDHFNRIGKVGNQKRVVGVLLGSWQKKVLDVSNSFAVPFDEDDKDDSVWFLDHDYLENMYGMFKKVNARERIVGWYHTGPKLHKNDIAINELMKRYCPNSVLVIIDVKPKDLGLPTEAYISVEEVHDDGTPTSKTFEHVTSEIGAEEAEEVGVEHLLRDIKDTTVGTLSQRITNQVHGLKGLNSKLLDIRSYLEKVATGKLPINHQIIYQLQDVFNLLPDVSLQEFVKAFYLKTNDQMVVVYLASLIRSVVALHNLINNKIANRDAEKKEGQEKEESKKDRKEDKEKDKDKEKSDGKKEEKKEKK, encoded by the exons ATGCCGGAGCTGGCGGTGCAGAAGGTGGTGGTCCACCCCCTGGTGCTGCTTAGTGTGGTGGATCATTTCAACCG AATTGGCAAGGTTGGAAACCAGAAGCGTGTTGTTggtgtgcttttggggtcatggCAGAAGAAAGTACTGGATGTATCGAACAGTTTTGCAG tTCCTTTTGATGAAGATGACAAAGACGATTCTGTGTGGTTTTTAGACCATGATTATTTGGAAAACATGTATGGAATGTTTAAGAAAGTCAATG ccAGAGAAAGAATAGTTGGCTGGTACCACACAGGCCCGAAACTACACAAGAATGATATTGCCATCAACGAACTCATGAAAAGATACTGTCCTAATTCC GTATTGGTCATTATTGACGTGAAGCCAAAGGACCTGGGGCTGCCCACAGAAGCATACATTTCAGTGGAAGAAGTCCATGAC GATGGAACTCCAACCTCAAAAACATTTGAACACGTGACCAGTGAAATTGGAGCAGAGGAAGCTGAGGAAGTTGGAGTTGAACACTTGTTACG AGACATCAAAGACACAACGGTGGGCACTCTGTCCCAGCGGATCACAAACCAGGTCCATGGTTTGAAGGGACTGAACTCCAAGCTTCTGGATATCAGGAGCTACCTGGAAAAAGTAGCCACAGGAAAGCTGCCCATCAACCACCAGATCATCTATCAGCTGCAGGACGTCTTCAACCTGCTGCCAGACGTCAGCCTGCAGGAGTTTGTCAAAGCCTTTTACCTGAAGACCAACGACCAGATGGTGGTGGTGTACCTGGCCTCGCTGATCCGTTCCGTGGTTGCCCTGCACAACCTCATCAACAACAAGATTGCCAACCGGGatgcagagaagaaagaagggcaggagaaagaagaaagcaaaaaggatAGGAAAGAGGACAAGGAGAAAGATAAAGATAAGGAAAAGAGCgatggaaagaaagaggagaaaaaggagaaaaagtaa